One window of Tenacibaculum maritimum NCIMB 2154 genomic DNA carries:
- a CDS encoding diacylglycerol/lipid kinase family protein has translation MDISWFLIVNPTAGNGKFDEKWKKIQAHLKNQKISYSFALTAHSKHEVTLAQQAINKGFTHIISVGGDGTLHHVINGIMTQSFIPTSKITVGVIPLGTGNDWIKTYGIPKAINNAVKLIKKQRTILQDIGYLTLENKTTFFNNVAGLGYDGYVVNKLNKLKRFGAIAYLLSGITGLLFYKKTTLKIEFDNHVFHTKCLMTLFGICKYAAGGMRMTAYQSASDGLLDITIAKNLSLFDLLMHLPKLYNGKIVNHKKVSTYRTKHIIVTPMVKNKRFPFIQADGELIGNGKVTVSIIEKALNFVV, from the coding sequence AAATCAAAAAATTTCATATTCTTTTGCTCTAACAGCACATTCTAAACATGAAGTAACCTTAGCACAACAAGCTATTAACAAAGGTTTTACTCATATTATTTCTGTTGGTGGTGATGGTACTTTACATCATGTAATAAATGGTATTATGACCCAAAGTTTTATACCTACCTCAAAAATAACAGTAGGGGTAATTCCTTTAGGAACTGGTAATGATTGGATTAAAACATATGGTATTCCTAAAGCTATAAACAATGCTGTCAAATTAATTAAAAAACAACGAACAATCTTACAAGATATAGGCTATTTAACTTTAGAAAATAAAACTACTTTTTTTAATAATGTTGCTGGATTGGGCTATGATGGTTATGTTGTTAACAAGTTAAATAAACTAAAACGATTTGGTGCTATTGCCTATTTGTTAAGTGGAATTACAGGTTTACTTTTTTATAAAAAAACTACTTTAAAAATTGAATTTGATAACCATGTCTTTCATACGAAGTGCTTAATGACTTTATTTGGAATTTGTAAGTATGCTGCAGGGGGAATGCGAATGACTGCTTACCAAAGTGCCTCTGATGGTTTATTGGATATTACAATAGCTAAAAACTTATCTTTATTTGATTTATTAATGCATCTTCCTAAATTATATAATGGAAAAATTGTAAACCATAAAAAAGTAAGTACTTACCGTACGAAACATATTATAGTAACCCCTATGGTAAAAAATAAGCGCTTTCCTTTTATTCAAGCTGATGGGGAATTGATAGGTAATGGAAAAGTAACTGTTTCTATTATAGAAAAGGCTTTAAATTTTGTTGTATAA